Part of the Benincasa hispida cultivar B227 chromosome 11, ASM972705v1, whole genome shotgun sequence genome, ATGTTGAAGAGGGAGTCTATCAGTTAAAACCTTCGTTTAATTGCTTGACTCTTTATTTAGTGAAGTTTCTTTTCACCTGACATACAATCTCTTGGAGTAGGTGACATTGTACTGAACTAGGTTATCAATCTTTGAGGTACTCTAACTTTGTTCAAATTGTTTGTTATTAAGTTATTTAATTCGTTAGTTATATCTTGTTACAACATTGTGTCTCTAGCTTCTatttaatcaatgttaaatctttaatttttcaatatccATAGTCAGCTAAATTTAATTACTCTAATCTATTTTCCTACTTTCGTGTTAGCTAAGACACTGTTTTTTTCATTAGATTAAACAATATTTGCATGTTTTCTTATAATTAGACTACTTCAAGTGTTTTTCCATTGTTGAGTTTAGTTACTTTTAGTTGATTGTTGGTTTTGTAGCTCCAAATACTTTTATATAGTTAAGTTTATACATTCTTTTATTAACTTAATTTGGAGTGTGTTTTGTTAATTGTTGGATGAATGTTTGTacgttttattaatttatctaTAGAGgtatttgtaaaaaataattacaaattgaaaaataattatcaatttCACAACTTATCCCCAGTACAATTGGAGATTTAATGACAgtgaaaaattattataaacacATTTAAGCGTTTGTATAGTTTCacaatctattttttatttatttttatttttttagatttatcgAGTTCAACAAATATGTGTTTGATAAATAATtcgaatttatttttaaaaattgttttcaggTTCTTAGGAgccattattttcattttggaagatATTATTTATAATGCCTAtaaaaacccaccaagactaaagaacatatattttattaggGCTCTTGCCATGAGACTGAGAGATGAAATGGCTTCTGAAACGACATTGCATTGCTCTAATTTTTTACATATTATTTATGCAAGTTTCTCTTAATTCCCTCTTGAGGGTtacattattaaataatttctcattttctatACAGCAATGATGGGAAAAAAAGATTACATTTTAATGATATAAAATATCATagtattttctctaaaaaaagggaaatttcaTTGTGTGGTTGAGCAATAATTGAAATTGATGTActatgtaattttaaaaatgaaatgatttttttcaaagatattgtaattaaagtataGGTGAAAAATCGAATCTTTGACCTTGTGATCGATAGTATAAACACTATGTTAGTTGAGCTACGCTCATGttgacaatatatatataatctcttCCCAATTAGAGAAAAATTTATAATCATAACCTtcttatacatatatatagagaAAATTTCTTCTTTATCCACCCTTATTTATCCACCCTTATTTGAatagtttgtaaaaaataaataatacattGGCAAACAGAGTGAATTTGTAGATTGAGGTGATATTTTCTTTAATCCTATAGTTATCTACTTTGGATTATTTTCCAAATAAactattaagattttttttttaaaaaaatacaaaggcaGAAAAAACATTGAGATGGttgaaattcatttaaattAGAAATGAATTAAGCCAACTTTTGTCATCCATTACTGCCAAATAGGGATCTAAATAAGAAGTGAACTTTTGTCATCCATTACTGCCTCTAGCATGCTGCTAAACTTCGCCTCGGCGGGTTGAGGCCGACACCTTTTTCTAGACCTATTTTGTCTTAGGCTTATGCTTTTGGCCGGAATTTGCATAAGGCATACACCATTAAGTATTCTATCAAgtttggccttagccttggctgaaGTGAGTACATGGGCTTGGGCAACCCTCTCCCTAAGCTATCTAATTTAGTTATATTGTGCTATTTCAATTAGAATCTTGTTATTTTCTTGGCTTTGTCGTTTTCGTTCTTGGAAGACGTTGATTATGCCTCGCGGTTCAAAATGACCGAgaacaatttgtttaaaatgttgagGATCCCACATGGAAAAGAAATCAAGGAATCTATAGGTGCGTTACtcctaatatttttttacaattaattgattttaagatGACTCAACCCatcttatttaataaaaattaatagaaaaacaaaataaagtatGGTCCAATCAATTTGTCACGATACACTTACGTAATTCAAATTTAACTTTGAATCGTTGTTTCGAATTTGACATTCATTAAAAGCAACTTCAACATATATTTAGAAAACAACATCAATTCTCGATCTCTTACccaatgtttttatttttgttgacaTAATAAGAATATTGGGTTCATTACTTATAAAAGGGATTCTCAATTCTTATTTGAGATGGAGTTTTTGAGTGCATATCCACCATCATAACCTCCTTCTTCTCCACTTCCTTTGCTATTATCATATTCTCCTCCATGCACTCCTCCATTACCATAACCACCACTTCCACTACTACCACCATGGCCTCCTACTCCATAGCCACCGCCAACTCCTCCACCACTCCCATACCCATTGTCACGTGCTCCGTACCCACGTGAGTCTCCATAGCCATTGTCACGTGCTCCATATCCACGTGAATCTCCATAGGCATTGCTAGACTCAGGACCTCCTTTACTTCCATAACCCACTCCATGATCTCTTCGTTGGTCATATCCATTGCCATTTCCATATCCTGAACCTCCAAGGGAAGGGCCATAACGATAGCCTCCACCGCCATTGCTACCATAACCATCACCATGTCCTCCTACACCTCCATATCCACCACCATTACCATATCCAACCCCACGATCAtcatttccatctctatatCTAGGATTATGTTCTCCACCACCTTCGTATCGTCCGGAACCTCCAAGAGCAGAGTCTCCAATTCCATATCCTCTATTGGAGCCTCCACCATATGAATTATCATAGGATCCATCACGATGGCTAGGATCGTACCCTACTCTTGGACTAGGACGATCATAATCGTAATGACGAGTACGTGGATCATAATCAAGAAGAATTCTGGCAGCCGAAGCTAAGCCTAAACTCACAAAGAGAAGTAAGCCAAAGCACAAAACTCTAGGGATAGCCATAGCCAAATGGATAGGAATGCCTAGAATGCATCCATCCATCACCTTATATAGAAAACGAGGATGCCTTAGCTTCTCTATAGTGTGCTAGCTTAGTGGTTATTAAGGAGGGGCAGatgcaaaaaaaattattaattttggatatgcagCTCAAACAAGGTTCAAGAGGCAAGCACTACAGTGTGCTTTTGCCTATGTCATTAACCTCAAAAGTAAGATTATAATTGGAACTAGAATCACATCAATACCTGCCTTTGGATCCCATCTTCCACTTGCACTACCATTTTGCTAGATTTTAGTAAACTTTACACAAAAGcgaagaaaaaaaacttaaaatgtaATACACAATGTTAGAACAGTTCGTTAAGGTATAAGAATCGCCTTGCTCCTCAAAATTATAATTCGTTTCTTTAAACGACTCTCAGTAAATCACATCTTTATACCACAAATTCAGAAAAGGAAAATAACTCCTTCAAATAAGAGATAGAAGATAAATCCATGTTTCATTTTGAGCTCAAGAATGATCTAGAGCAAAACCTTAAGATCTATAGGAAACCTTTTTTGCTTCCACAATCTCTAAGATCCAACCCACACTTTGTTTGGCTACCGTACAAGAACAAAAAACTTCAATCAAAATTTCTCAAAAGCCAGCAACCCCTTATCAAGAAACAACTTTGCTTCAAATAAGCATTAATGGAGAAGGAAATAGCCCCATTTCAAAATCTATAGAACTTATATAAGGAAAACATCTAGAGAAATAAACATGCAGAATTTTCTagataagaaagaaaaattatctGTAGGATTAGAATTTGAGGAGACATTCCTGTAAAACATTCCTGAGAAATCAAAAGCAAGCAAAGAACAAAAGCCAAGCAACCTTAAGAAATACAGTCATCCAAATCATCTAATAGATATAAATAATGAAAAGACCACTCAGATTTTCTAACTTTGTCAATCCACACCAAAACTGAAATTTAACagttgaattttcttttttttttttttctcgaaaaatataaagaagagagaaaaggagaaaagggaagaatgaagaaagaagaaagaagagaaggagagtgaaaagggaaaaagaagacataataatgagaaagaaaaagaagaggaagggaataagaaataaaaagaagtaaTGTTAACCCTTTCTATTAAGAACGAATAACCTTACATGGATTTAAAAAACCTGTTTTGGATTcacttagaaaaaaattcaaaatattcatttttattaaaccttttgaaaaaaaaaaaaactgtttcAAAAATAAAGGAATTGTGTGTTTTGAGCAACTTTTTTATCAAGAAGTTTTATTATACtaaatttgttatttgttaGATAATTAAGGTCTTTGGCAACTGATATTATTCTATCAATggtctatcaatgtcactgtataaacactgatagaattctatcagttgctatcagCATTCTATCattatagttctaaaattttggaatattttggttcattttatctatattttaaaaacaaaccagttaattaattaatttactattttatattcaatCGATAATGACATATTGTGCCAATTACGTCAAATAAAGAAGGGACAAAAGTGTTAAAAATTTTCCTACATCCACAcctttgatatattatatataaaaacttGTGAGATAAATATATACTTCATTATTAATATAGATATATACATGGTTAACATTTATTTAAgggaaaaatacatttttagttcatgaagtttggtttaattttcattttaggtTTGAAAAATCGTTAAGATGACTTGTCATTCAAAATTCGAATGTTAAACAGAGAGCACTAACAAGAATtgtaataataaacaaaaacaagtaaACGAACACAATAGTTGATAATCCAGTACAGTCTGGGGAATAGTAAGCCTAgaaaagataatccactaatactGAGCAATTTACAATGTAGTACTTATATGTAATAcataaactactacaaatggctCACGTAGAGTTCAACTCTCAAGTCACCTAGGctcccctagatgtgagactcacTCTCAAATGTACTTAGGTTCTCCCTAAACTTGATGATATTAATCATGAAACTTCTCTCACGATGATATCTTTTCATTGAGTtagtgaactcccttcactgataAATCTTAGGATCCCCTAAGATGGAGAACTCACTCTCTAAAGCTAAGTCTTAAGCTCCCCCTGAGATTGATAATCCTTTCTCTGACAGCTAAggcttatgatctctcatgATAATCTTCCACCTTTGTTAATCATCAATGAAGAACTTGCATAGCAGAATAATGAAAAATGAGCAAGTACACAATGTTAGAACAGTTCGATCAAGGTATAGAAATCGCCTTGCTCTCAAAAATATAATTCGTTTCTTTAAAACGACTCTCAGTAAATCACATCTTTTATACACAAATTCAGAAAAGGAAATAACTCTCAAATAGAGAGAGAAGATAATCCATGCTTCATTTGAGCTTCAGAATGATCTAGAGCAAAACCTTAAAGATCTATAGAACCTTTTTTGCTTCACAATCTCTAAGATCTACACCCAACCACTTGTTTGGCTACCGTACAGAACAAAAACTTCAATCAAATTTCTCAAAAGCAGCAACCCTATCAAGAAAACAACTTGCTCTTAAATAAGCATAATGGAAAAGGAAATTAGCCCCATTCAAAATCTATAGAACTTATATAAGGAAAACATCTAAGAGAAATAAACATGCAGAATTTTCtagataaagaaagaaattatctGTAGGATTAGAATTTTGAGAGACATCCTGTAAAACATTTCCTGAGAAATCAAAAGCAAGCAAAGAACAAAAGCCAAGCAACCTTAAAGAAATACAGTCATCCAAATCTCTAATAGATAATAATGAAAGACCACTCTAGATTTTCTAATTTGTCAATCCACAACCAAAACTGAATTTAACagttgaatttttcttttttttttttcctcgaaaaatataaagaagaagaaagggagaaaagggagaatgaagaagaagaaagaagagaaggagagtgaaaaggaaaagaagacataataatgaagaaaagaaagaagaagaggaagaggaataagaaataaaaagaagtaCATGTTACCCTTCTATTAAGAACGAATAACCTTACATGGATTTAAAacctgtttggattgacttaggaaaaaaaattcaaaaattcatttttatttaaacactttgaaaaaaaaaatgttcaaaataaagGCATTCGTGTGTTTGGCAAATTTTTATCAAGAAGTTTTATATACataaatttgtttgatttgtaTTAGATAATAAGGTCTTTTGGCAATATATTATTTATCAATGTCTAGGAATGTTACGCATAAACACTGTATAGAAGGTCTATCCAGTGCTATTAGCATTGtatcattaatagttctaaaattggaatattttggttctttttctatatttaaaaacaaatccagtaattaattaattactattatATTTCAATCGATAATTGACATATTGTGCAATTACGTAAATAAAGAAGGGACAAAGTTGTTCAAAAATTTCCTACATCCACACCcttttgatatattattataaaaacttGTGGATAAATTATGATCTTCATTATTAATATAGATATATACATggttaacatttaatttaagggaaaaaatacattttttagttttctagaagtttggtttaatttcatttagtaAAAATCGTTAAATGACTTGTCATTCAAAATTCGAATGTTAAACAGAGAGCACTAACAAATTTgttaataataaacaaaaacaagtaaACGAACACAATAGTGATAATCACAGTACAGTCTGGGAATAGTAAGCCTAGAAAAGATAATCCACATAATATGAGCAATTTACAAATGTAGTACTTTATGAGTAATACATAAACTACTACAATGGCTCACGTAGAGTTCAACTCTCAAGTCACCTAGGCTCCCCTAATGTGAGACTCATCTCTCAATGTACTTAGTTTCCCTAATTGATGATATTAATCATGAAACTTCTCTCACGATGATATCTTTTCATTAGGTTAGTGAACTCCCTTCATCTGAAAATCTTAGGATCCCCCTAAGATGGAGAACTCACTCTCTTAAGCTAAGTCTTAAGTCCCCCTGAATAATCACTCCTGACAGCTTAAGGCTTATGATCTCTCATATAACTTCCACCTTCTGTAATCACGAATGAAGATACTTGCCATAGgcagaataataaaaaatgagcaaagtaCATCAATGTAGAACATTCGATCCAAGTATAGAAATCGCCTTGCTTCTCAAAAATATAATTCTGTTTCTTAAAAAGACTCTCAGTAAATCCATCTTTTTACACAATTTCGAAAAGGAAATAACTTCAAATAAGAGAGAGAAGATAAATCCATGCTTCATTTTGAGCTTCAGATGATCTTAGAGCAAAACCTTAAGATCTATTAGAACCTTTTTTGCTTCACAATCTCAAGATCTACAACCCAACATTGTTTGGCTACCGTACAGAACCAAAAACTTCAATCAAATTTCTCAAAAAGCCAACCCATATCAAGGAAACAACTTGCTCTTAAATAAGCATAATGGAAAAGGAAATTAGGCCCCATTCAAATCTATAGGAACTTATAT contains:
- the LOC120090185 gene encoding glycine-rich cell wall structural protein 2-like, which translates into the protein MAIPRVLCFGLLLFVSLGLASAARILLDYDPRTRHYDYDRPSPRVGYDPSHRDGSYDNSYGGGSNRGYGIGDSALGGSGRYEGGGEHNPRYRDGNDDRGVGYGNGGGYGGVGGHGDGYGSNGGGGYRYGPSLGGSGYGNGNGYDQRRDHGVGYGSKGGPESSNAYGDSRGYGARDNGYGDSRGYGARDNGYGSGGGVGGGYGVGGHGGSSGSGGYGNGGVHGGEYDNSKGSGEEGGYDGGYALKNSISNKN